One region of Rhodocaloribacter litoris genomic DNA includes:
- the ppk1 gene encoding polyphosphate kinase 1, which produces MAVLSPDHLFNRELSWLAFNGRVLQEARDPTVPLLERLKFLAIFSSNLDEFFQVRVASLRSLLRLGKQHARKLAFDPEALLQEITRVVTAQQETFGQIFRQEILPGLETEGIRLLDETQVTPAQAAFLEVYFAEAVRPRIDPVLLQTDNTKPFLKNRRLYLVVELWTAGTHTPVDPVPPQYALVDIPSPPLPRFVEVPARAGEHHVLFLDDVIRLNLPRLFPAHTVGQAFSVKLSRDAELYLEDEFAGDLVEMIRKSLEQRERGLPTRFLYDQRAPYPAITFLKHHFDLADEDLVPGGRYHNFNDCFAFPRFGRDDLADPPWPPVPHPVLSRAPSLFDALATRDHLLHVPYQSFDVVLRLLDEAAGDPSVERLAVTLYRVATPSAVARTLIRAARAGKTVIAFVEVKARFDEESNLHWAEQMMQAGVRVYYSLPGLKVHAKLLLIERREDGGLRRYAYLSTGNFNEKTARLYTDLALLTADPRLADEVAEVFRFLTGEVEVPHTQHLLVAPFALRKQLYALIDREIAAARAGRRGGIVLKLNSLEDPGLIERLYAASRAGVHVEAVVRGICCLKPGLPGLSENIHVRSLLDRFLEHSRLFVFHQDGDAAIYLASADWMQRNMDRRVEVAFPVYDPALRRELHTLLGFQLADNVKARLIDAEQRNAYVAAGDAPRLRAQEATYRYFRQQAAP; this is translated from the coding sequence ATGGCTGTCCTGTCTCCGGACCACCTCTTCAACCGTGAGCTGAGCTGGCTGGCCTTCAACGGGCGGGTCCTGCAGGAAGCCCGGGATCCCACCGTTCCCCTCCTCGAACGGCTCAAGTTCCTGGCCATCTTCTCCTCGAACCTGGACGAGTTCTTCCAGGTGCGCGTGGCCTCGCTGCGAAGCCTGCTCCGGCTGGGGAAGCAACACGCCCGCAAGCTCGCCTTCGACCCGGAGGCGCTGTTGCAAGAGATCACCCGGGTGGTCACGGCGCAACAGGAGACCTTCGGACAGATCTTCCGCCAGGAGATTCTGCCCGGCCTGGAAACCGAAGGTATTCGCCTGCTGGACGAGACGCAGGTTACACCGGCACAGGCTGCTTTTCTGGAGGTGTACTTTGCGGAAGCGGTACGGCCCCGGATCGACCCCGTCCTGCTCCAGACAGACAACACGAAGCCCTTCCTGAAGAACCGCCGGCTTTACCTGGTGGTCGAACTCTGGACAGCGGGAACGCACACGCCGGTCGACCCGGTACCGCCCCAGTATGCGCTGGTCGACATCCCGAGCCCGCCGCTGCCGCGCTTCGTCGAAGTACCGGCCCGGGCAGGCGAGCACCACGTCCTCTTCCTCGACGACGTCATCCGGCTGAACCTGCCCCGGCTTTTCCCGGCCCACACCGTCGGGCAGGCGTTCTCGGTCAAGCTCTCCCGGGACGCCGAACTCTACCTCGAAGACGAATTCGCCGGCGACCTGGTGGAGATGATCCGCAAGAGCCTGGAGCAGCGCGAACGGGGGCTCCCGACCCGGTTCCTCTACGACCAGCGGGCGCCTTACCCCGCCATCACATTCCTCAAGCACCACTTCGATCTGGCCGACGAAGACCTGGTACCCGGCGGCCGGTACCACAACTTCAACGACTGCTTCGCCTTCCCCCGCTTCGGCCGGGACGATCTGGCCGACCCGCCCTGGCCGCCGGTGCCGCACCCGGTGCTGTCGCGGGCCCCGTCGCTCTTCGACGCCCTGGCCACGCGGGATCACCTCCTCCACGTTCCCTACCAGTCGTTCGACGTGGTGCTGCGCCTGCTCGACGAAGCGGCCGGCGATCCGTCGGTCGAGCGCCTCGCCGTCACGCTCTACCGCGTTGCCACGCCCTCGGCCGTGGCCCGGACCCTGATCCGGGCAGCCAGGGCGGGCAAAACGGTCATTGCCTTTGTGGAGGTGAAGGCCCGCTTCGACGAGGAAAGCAACCTGCACTGGGCCGAACAGATGATGCAGGCCGGCGTGCGCGTGTACTACAGCCTGCCGGGGCTGAAGGTCCACGCCAAGCTGCTCCTCATCGAACGCCGCGAAGACGGCGGGCTCCGGCGGTATGCGTACCTGAGCACGGGCAACTTCAACGAAAAGACGGCCCGTCTGTACACCGACCTGGCCCTGCTGACAGCCGACCCGCGCCTGGCCGACGAGGTCGCCGAGGTGTTCCGTTTCCTGACCGGCGAGGTGGAGGTACCCCACACGCAGCACCTGCTCGTGGCCCCGTTCGCGCTGCGGAAGCAACTCTACGCCCTCATCGACCGGGAAATCGCGGCCGCCCGGGCGGGACGCCGGGGCGGGATCGTGCTCAAGCTGAACAGCCTGGAAGACCCGGGCCTCATCGAACGGCTGTATGCCGCGAGCCGGGCCGGCGTCCACGTCGAGGCCGTCGTGCGCGGCATCTGCTGCCTGAAACCCGGCCTGCCCGGCCTGAGCGAAAACATCCACGTGCGGAGCCTCCTCGACCGCTTCCTCGAACACAGCCGCCTTTTCGTCTTCCACCAGGACGGCGACGCGGCGATCTACCTGGCCTCGGCGGACTGGATGCAGCGCAACATGGACCGGCGCGTCGAGGTGGCCTTTCCCGTCTACGACCCGGCCCTCCGCCGGGAACTTCACACCCTGCTCGGCTTCCAGCTCGCCGACAACGTGAAGGCCCGCCTCATCGACGCCGAACAGCGCAACGCCTACGTCGCGGCCGGCGACGCGCCACGGCTCCGCGCCCAGGAAGCCACGTACCGGTACTTCCGGCAGCAGGCCGCCCCGTGA
- a CDS encoding LAGLIDADG family homing endonuclease, producing the protein MRASKNDAPLAPDVVLPEPGQLARGLTIERVFSTEGEDPFESVEWETRDAVIKNPKGEAVFEQKGVEFPKSWSPLATNVVASKYFYGDLARNGEDPARGGRERSLRQLIHRVTRTITDWGLQQHYFATKEDAERFYDELTWLCLHQYGSFNSPVWFNVGLFHRYGVRDTGGKTIYGWDRQKQEVVEVDPYERPQASACFIISVDDSIDDIWKLMAESARLFKFGSGVGADWSKLRSSKEKLSGGGTPSGPVSFMRVQDATGGTIKSGGKTRRAAIMQTLRCWHPDIEEFVLAKQEEEKKAWALIEQGYDGSFNGPAYGSVAFQNVNQSVRVTDAFMQAVERGEKFALRAVTTGEVVDRIDAGALMKKIAEGTWICGDPGLQYEDTIQRWNTVKAFGPINSSNPCVTGDTLVATEDGLRRIDSMVGETPRVVGLDGRLHRTTRVIETGTKPVYRLRTQSGYTIKLTADHRVWTENRGDVPACELTKDDVVRLVRPHPGTVRLKPNVAERLAAYLAALVPALPDEEPVDFMLPDSTLSDDALRLCAESLSVVLQPVIEAGHVTYDSEELASQVQLMLLMIGRKAHREGASLVVLDEAPETDPVHSIELVGVEPVYDLTEPVTDHFVAGGIAVHNCSEFMHPDNTACNLASLNLRKFQKEDGTFDVERFRAATRIFITAMEILVDNAGYPSKQIAYNSHLLRPLGLGFANLGALLMAMGLPYDSDEGRAVAGAIMAIEHCEAYARSAEIAANKKIGPFPAYPENAESMLEVMRMHRAAVEDIHPSCPAYLKEAARQSAARMIALGERHGYRNAQATVLAPTGCLVGGSLVSTDRGLVRLTSLGDPHGAPWQDTSFRVFTDEGVKEATKFYVNGIALTRKIRTRSGYSIQGTHQHRIKVIDPETGHWVWKRFSDITPGDIVPMAMNTLIGEPREVTLPPLGELYWTGDHRTGVPRTVSPDLAELVGYFMGDGSLHAKGLRFCVSEQDEDVVARLRYLVETLFGLEAHVTPKQGYVEVGVHSVPLVLWWEACGFAKRPPSDDHTGKGYMPFIPDALLHTNDPGVYQAFLRGLFEADGTLLEGVPALCTAHEAFAQEIQSLLLALGYPTHTRHDQGGRGDTTYVLRLKNRGYNDAFAREIGFIGGRKREAVAGAATRGSAKGDRIYVDRALVEELVPAGSTHRDAVLLSLRRHGAVPRQRLEQIYKETRDERLVRYMGYFYDVVEANEDGGEQLTYDLSVPENVTYVANGFISHNTIAFMMDCDTTGIEPDIALVKYKLLAGKGDGMLKIVNRTVPEALHRLGYDEAAITRIIAYIDEHDTIEGAPDLKEEHLPVFDCAFKPFKGTRSIHHLGHLRMMAACQPFVSGAISKTINVPEEATVEDIADAYMQGWKLGLKAVAIYRENSKRSQPLSTSAGGNTKGKEVASGDGMATEDEPQIVEKVVEKVVYKPVRKRLPDERPSIAHKFSIAGHEGYLHIGLYPDTKMPGEIFITMAKQGSTISGLMDAFATSISLALQYGVPLEDLCNKFSHMRFEPSGFTNNRQIPIAKSIMDYIFRYLSLKFLGQMKEEDTVNPKQAVAEVVDRSGPATDEKQMDMFEDGQKPVDALVGSTVEAFFAAAERAHARQTATPDPYAAETGTTSFKNQEDAPPCPNCGSITVRSGACYACPNCGSSSGCG; encoded by the coding sequence ATGCGTGCCTCCAAAAACGACGCCCCCCTCGCTCCCGACGTCGTGCTCCCCGAACCCGGGCAACTGGCCCGGGGCCTGACCATCGAACGGGTCTTCTCAACCGAAGGCGAGGACCCTTTCGAGTCGGTCGAATGGGAAACGCGCGACGCCGTCATCAAAAACCCGAAGGGGGAAGCCGTCTTCGAACAGAAAGGGGTCGAGTTTCCGAAGAGTTGGAGCCCCCTGGCCACGAACGTGGTGGCCAGCAAGTATTTCTACGGGGATCTGGCCCGCAACGGCGAGGATCCGGCCCGGGGCGGGCGCGAGCGCTCGCTCCGCCAGCTCATCCACCGCGTCACGCGCACGATCACGGACTGGGGCCTCCAGCAGCACTACTTCGCCACGAAGGAGGACGCTGAGCGCTTCTACGACGAGCTGACCTGGCTCTGCCTGCACCAGTACGGTTCGTTCAACAGCCCCGTCTGGTTCAACGTGGGCCTCTTCCACCGGTATGGCGTCCGCGACACCGGCGGCAAGACGATCTACGGCTGGGACCGCCAGAAGCAGGAGGTCGTCGAGGTCGACCCGTACGAGCGCCCGCAGGCCTCGGCCTGCTTCATCATCTCCGTCGACGACTCCATCGACGACATCTGGAAGCTCATGGCCGAGAGCGCCCGCCTGTTCAAGTTCGGCTCGGGCGTAGGCGCGGACTGGTCGAAGCTGCGCTCCTCGAAGGAGAAGCTCTCGGGCGGTGGCACGCCCTCCGGCCCCGTCTCGTTCATGCGGGTGCAGGACGCCACCGGCGGCACGATCAAGAGCGGGGGCAAGACGCGCCGGGCGGCCATCATGCAGACGCTGCGCTGCTGGCACCCGGACATCGAGGAGTTCGTCCTGGCCAAGCAGGAGGAGGAGAAGAAGGCCTGGGCGCTCATCGAGCAGGGCTACGACGGCTCCTTCAACGGGCCGGCCTACGGGAGCGTCGCCTTCCAGAACGTCAACCAGAGCGTGCGCGTGACGGACGCGTTCATGCAGGCCGTCGAGCGCGGAGAGAAGTTCGCCCTCCGGGCCGTCACCACGGGCGAGGTCGTGGACCGGATCGACGCGGGCGCGCTGATGAAGAAGATCGCCGAAGGCACCTGGATCTGCGGCGACCCGGGCCTGCAGTACGAAGACACCATCCAGCGCTGGAACACGGTCAAGGCGTTCGGCCCGATCAACTCGAGTAACCCGTGCGTGACGGGCGACACGCTCGTGGCCACCGAAGACGGGCTTCGGCGCATCGACAGCATGGTGGGTGAGACGCCGCGCGTCGTCGGTCTGGACGGCCGGCTGCACCGCACCACACGGGTCATCGAGACCGGCACGAAGCCCGTGTACCGGCTGCGCACGCAGAGCGGCTATACGATCAAGCTCACCGCCGACCACCGCGTCTGGACCGAGAACCGGGGCGACGTCCCCGCCTGCGAGCTCACGAAGGACGACGTCGTGCGTCTGGTGCGGCCGCATCCGGGGACCGTTCGTCTGAAGCCGAACGTGGCCGAGCGGCTCGCCGCCTACCTGGCGGCGCTGGTGCCGGCCTTGCCGGACGAGGAGCCGGTCGACTTCATGCTCCCCGACAGCACGCTCTCCGACGACGCGCTGCGTCTCTGCGCCGAGAGCCTGAGCGTCGTGCTGCAACCCGTGATCGAGGCCGGACACGTCACGTACGACTCCGAAGAGCTGGCCTCGCAGGTGCAGCTTATGCTGCTTATGATCGGCCGTAAAGCCCATCGGGAAGGAGCCTCCCTCGTGGTTCTGGATGAAGCGCCCGAAACCGACCCGGTTCATAGCATCGAGCTCGTTGGTGTTGAGCCGGTCTACGACCTGACCGAGCCCGTGACGGATCACTTCGTCGCCGGCGGCATCGCCGTGCACAACTGCTCGGAGTTCATGCACCCGGACAACACGGCGTGCAACCTGGCCTCGCTCAACCTCCGCAAGTTCCAGAAGGAGGACGGCACGTTCGACGTCGAGCGGTTCCGGGCGGCCACGCGCATCTTCATCACGGCGATGGAGATCCTGGTGGACAACGCCGGCTACCCCTCGAAGCAGATCGCCTACAACTCGCACCTGCTGCGCCCGCTCGGCCTCGGCTTCGCCAACCTGGGCGCACTGCTGATGGCCATGGGCCTGCCCTACGACAGCGACGAGGGCCGGGCCGTGGCCGGTGCCATCATGGCCATCGAGCATTGCGAGGCCTATGCCCGCTCGGCCGAAATCGCCGCCAACAAGAAGATCGGGCCGTTCCCGGCCTATCCGGAGAACGCCGAGTCCATGCTCGAGGTCATGCGGATGCACCGGGCGGCCGTCGAGGACATCCACCCGAGCTGCCCGGCCTACCTGAAGGAGGCGGCCCGCCAGAGCGCCGCGCGCATGATCGCCCTGGGCGAGCGCCACGGCTACCGCAACGCCCAGGCCACGGTCCTGGCCCCCACGGGGTGTCTCGTCGGCGGCTCGCTCGTCTCGACCGACCGGGGACTGGTGCGCCTCACCAGCCTGGGTGACCCTCACGGAGCACCGTGGCAGGACACCTCGTTCCGTGTCTTCACGGACGAAGGCGTCAAGGAGGCCACGAAGTTCTACGTCAACGGCATCGCGCTCACGCGCAAGATCCGCACGCGGTCAGGCTACAGCATCCAGGGCACCCACCAGCACCGCATCAAGGTCATCGACCCGGAGACCGGACACTGGGTCTGGAAACGATTCAGTGACATCACCCCCGGAGACATCGTGCCGATGGCCATGAACACCCTCATCGGCGAGCCCCGCGAAGTGACCCTGCCACCGCTGGGCGAGCTGTACTGGACCGGCGACCACCGCACCGGCGTGCCGCGCACGGTCTCGCCGGATCTGGCCGAACTGGTGGGCTACTTCATGGGAGACGGTAGCCTGCACGCCAAAGGCCTCCGCTTCTGCGTCAGCGAGCAGGACGAGGACGTGGTGGCACGGCTCCGGTATCTCGTGGAGACGCTCTTCGGGCTCGAGGCCCACGTCACTCCGAAGCAGGGGTACGTCGAGGTCGGCGTGCATTCGGTGCCGCTGGTCCTCTGGTGGGAGGCCTGCGGCTTCGCCAAGCGACCGCCCTCCGACGACCACACCGGCAAGGGCTACATGCCGTTCATCCCGGACGCCCTCCTGCACACCAACGATCCGGGCGTGTACCAGGCCTTCCTGCGGGGTCTCTTCGAGGCGGACGGAACCCTCTTGGAGGGGGTGCCGGCCCTGTGCACCGCCCACGAAGCCTTCGCACAGGAGATCCAGAGCCTGCTCCTGGCCCTCGGCTACCCGACCCACACCCGACACGACCAGGGAGGCCGGGGCGATACCACGTACGTGCTGCGACTGAAAAACCGGGGCTACAACGACGCCTTCGCCCGGGAGATCGGCTTCATCGGCGGGCGGAAACGGGAGGCCGTGGCCGGCGCCGCCACCCGCGGTAGTGCCAAAGGCGACCGCATCTACGTGGACCGGGCGCTGGTCGAGGAGCTGGTACCCGCCGGAAGCACCCACCGCGACGCCGTACTGCTGTCGCTGCGGCGCCATGGCGCCGTCCCCCGCCAGCGCCTCGAACAGATCTACAAGGAGACACGGGACGAGCGGCTGGTGCGGTACATGGGCTACTTCTACGACGTCGTGGAAGCCAACGAGGACGGCGGCGAGCAGCTCACCTACGACCTCTCGGTGCCCGAGAACGTGACGTACGTGGCTAACGGGTTCATCAGCCACAACACCATCGCCTTTATGATGGACTGCGACACGACGGGCATCGAGCCGGACATCGCGCTGGTGAAGTACAAGCTGCTCGCCGGTAAGGGCGACGGCATGCTCAAGATCGTCAACCGCACCGTGCCCGAAGCCCTGCACCGCCTGGGCTACGACGAGGCGGCCATCACCCGCATCATCGCCTACATCGACGAGCACGACACCATCGAGGGCGCGCCCGACCTGAAGGAGGAGCACCTGCCCGTCTTCGACTGCGCCTTCAAGCCGTTCAAGGGCACGCGCTCGATCCATCACCTGGGCCACCTGCGCATGATGGCCGCCTGCCAGCCGTTCGTCAGCGGGGCGATCAGCAAGACGATCAACGTCCCCGAAGAGGCCACCGTCGAAGACATCGCCGACGCCTACATGCAGGGGTGGAAGCTCGGCCTGAAAGCCGTAGCCATCTACCGCGAAAACTCGAAGCGAAGCCAGCCCCTTTCGACCTCCGCCGGCGGCAACACGAAAGGGAAGGAGGTCGCCTCGGGCGACGGCATGGCCACCGAGGACGAACCGCAGATCGTGGAGAAAGTCGTCGAAAAGGTCGTCTACAAGCCGGTGCGCAAGCGCCTGCCGGACGAGCGGCCCTCCATCGCCCACAAGTTCTCCATCGCCGGCCACGAGGGCTACCTGCACATCGGCCTCTACCCGGACACGAAGATGCCCGGCGAGATCTTCATCACGATGGCCAAGCAGGGCTCGACGATCTCCGGGCTCATGGATGCCTTCGCCACGTCGATCTCGCTGGCGCTCCAGTACGGCGTGCCGCTCGAAGACCTGTGCAACAAGTTCAGCCACATGCGCTTCGAGCCGAGCGGGTTCACCAACAACCGGCAGATCCCCATCGCCAAGTCCATCATGGACTACATCTTCCGCTACCTGTCCCTGAAGTTTCTCGGGCAGATGAAGGAGGAGGATACGGTAAACCCTAAGCAGGCCGTTGCGGAGGTCGTCGACCGCAGCGGCCCGGCGACCGACGAGAAGCAGATGGACATGTTCGAAGACGGGCAAAAGCCGGTCGATGCCCTGGTGGGCTCCACCGTGGAGGCGTTTTTCGCCGCGGCGGAGCGGGCCCACGCCCGGCAGACCGCGACGCCGGATCCCTACGCAGCCGAAACCGGCACCACCTCGTTCAAGAACCAGGAGGACGCGCCCCCGTGCCCGAACTGCGGCTCCATCACCGTCCGCAGCGGTGCGTGCTACGCCTGCCCGAACTGCGGCTCGTCGAGCGGCTGCGGCTGA
- a CDS encoding class II D-tagatose-bisphosphate aldolase non-catalytic subunit yields the protein MPGARSSRTTRLEHHAGTRGLSVARLLVDVLAGPLAGRHTLLAVCPNSVAVTRAALRAARAADTPLFFAATLNQVDRDGGYTGFSPGTFAAFVREECRNLDLDVPVVLGLDHGGPWKKDAHRTDRLPYARVFDEVLRSLEACLDAGYGLLHIDPTVDPGWPGGVPVEVIVERTVVLMRHAEAYRRRAGYPPVAYEVGTEETGGGLDHEGRFAAFLEALEAALERDGLPRPCFVVGDVGTTLDGRAFDAERARRLAARAHAFGAVLKGHYTDDVERPEAYPAAGVGGANIGPGLAAVEYAALMELVAHEARLGLDSGFAGALRRAVVAGGRWRKWLRPDERGRPFGALAPERQAWLIETGSRYVWTQPDVRAARARLYAHLAPHRDADAYVVRRIQEAILRYARAFNLPGFMDRLLAALGEGGASPAQFQESTA from the coding sequence ATGCCCGGGGCAAGGTCGTCGCGTACAACGAGGCTGGAGCACCATGCCGGGACGCGCGGGCTGTCGGTGGCCCGGCTCCTGGTGGACGTGCTGGCGGGGCCGCTGGCCGGGCGGCATACCCTGCTGGCCGTCTGTCCCAACTCGGTGGCGGTGACGCGCGCGGCGCTCCGGGCGGCCCGGGCGGCCGACACCCCCCTCTTTTTTGCCGCTACCCTCAACCAGGTCGACCGTGACGGGGGCTACACGGGGTTCTCCCCCGGCACCTTTGCGGCCTTCGTGCGCGAGGAGTGCCGGAACCTGGACCTCGACGTGCCGGTGGTGCTCGGCCTGGATCACGGCGGGCCCTGGAAGAAGGATGCCCACCGGACCGATCGCCTGCCCTATGCCCGGGTGTTCGACGAGGTGCTGCGCTCGCTCGAAGCCTGCCTGGACGCCGGCTATGGCCTGCTCCACATCGACCCGACCGTCGATCCCGGCTGGCCCGGCGGGGTGCCTGTGGAGGTCATCGTGGAGCGGACGGTGGTGCTGATGCGCCATGCCGAGGCCTACCGCCGCCGGGCCGGCTACCCGCCGGTGGCCTACGAGGTGGGCACGGAGGAGACGGGCGGGGGACTCGACCACGAGGGGCGCTTCGCCGCTTTTCTCGAAGCCCTGGAGGCAGCCCTCGAGCGGGACGGCCTGCCACGCCCCTGCTTCGTCGTCGGCGACGTGGGGACGACCCTCGACGGCCGGGCCTTCGACGCCGAGCGTGCCCGGCGGCTCGCAGCCCGGGCGCACGCCTTCGGAGCCGTCCTCAAAGGGCACTATACCGACGATGTGGAACGGCCCGAGGCCTATCCGGCGGCAGGGGTCGGCGGGGCGAACATCGGGCCGGGGCTGGCGGCCGTCGAATATGCGGCGCTCATGGAGCTGGTTGCCCACGAGGCGCGTCTCGGCCTCGACAGCGGCTTTGCCGGGGCCCTGCGCCGGGCCGTCGTCGCCGGCGGGCGGTGGCGGAAGTGGCTGCGTCCGGACGAGCGGGGCCGGCCCTTCGGCGCGCTGGCCCCCGAACGGCAGGCGTGGCTCATCGAGACGGGGAGCCGCTATGTGTGGACGCAGCCGGACGTCCGGGCCGCCCGGGCACGGCTCTACGCCCACCTGGCCCCCCACCGCGACGCCGATGCCTATGTGGTCCGGCGCATCCAGGAGGCCATCCTCCGTTATGCCCGCGCCTTCAACCTGCCCGGCTTCATGGATCGCCTCCTGGCTGCGCTCGGTGAAGGCGGTGCCTCTCCGGCTCAGTTCCAGGAGAGCACCGCGTAG
- a CDS encoding endonuclease/exonuclease/phosphatase family protein, translating to MEPPPQRKGRLLRAILIVLILAAALVAAYFILTYRSTPPGPVTGVPEQDPRLHLVTWNLYNFGRSKDDTEMAFIARQLRHADLVAVQEVSTSPPGAQAVARLADELGRTGTAWDYVVSDPTTGDGSERYAFLWKASRVRLIGRPWLEASLADALDREPFLARFEHVQTGQRLLVASFHAVPTSKKPEREIRLLDALHTRYTDDHLVLVGDFNLPQDDPAYDGLRRAGYAPALIGQKTSLKMRRTNGEHLASEYDNIFFERAPLRVEEAGVIDFTETFATLREARRISDHLPVYAVLSWN from the coding sequence ATGGAACCCCCACCACAACGAAAAGGCCGGCTGCTGCGCGCGATCCTCATCGTGCTCATCCTGGCCGCCGCGCTCGTCGCCGCCTACTTCATCCTCACCTACCGGTCCACCCCGCCCGGGCCCGTCACCGGCGTCCCGGAGCAGGACCCCCGCCTGCACCTGGTGACGTGGAACCTCTACAACTTCGGTCGCTCGAAGGACGATACCGAGATGGCCTTCATCGCCCGGCAGCTCCGGCATGCGGACCTGGTGGCCGTGCAGGAGGTCTCCACCTCCCCGCCGGGAGCCCAGGCCGTCGCCCGGCTGGCCGATGAACTGGGCCGCACCGGAACGGCCTGGGACTACGTGGTCAGCGACCCGACCACGGGGGACGGATCGGAACGCTATGCTTTCCTCTGGAAAGCCTCCCGCGTCCGCCTCATCGGCCGCCCCTGGCTCGAAGCCTCCCTGGCCGACGCGCTCGACCGGGAGCCGTTCCTGGCCCGCTTCGAGCATGTACAGACCGGGCAACGCCTCCTCGTCGCTTCCTTCCACGCCGTACCCACCTCCAAAAAGCCCGAACGGGAGATACGCCTCCTCGACGCGCTGCACACCCGCTACACCGACGACCACCTCGTCCTCGTGGGCGACTTCAACCTGCCGCAGGACGACCCCGCCTACGACGGGCTGCGCCGGGCCGGCTATGCCCCGGCCCTCATCGGCCAGAAGACCAGCCTGAAGATGCGCCGCACCAACGGCGAACACCTGGCCAGCGAATACGACAACATCTTCTTCGAGCGGGCGCCGCTGCGCGTCGAGGAAGCCGGGGTGATCGACTTCACCGAAACCTTCGCCACCCTGCGCGAGGCGCGCCGGATCTCGGACCACCTGCCGGTCTACGCGGTGCTCTCCTGGAACTGA
- a CDS encoding amidohydrolase has protein sequence MKRLVLLLLALWVFSTEGKAQAPEALRAAIDRAVEASTERVVAWRRDIHANPELSNREFRTAAKVAEHLKALGMDVRTGIAHTGVVGVLRGGRPGPVVALRADMDALPVTEEVDLPFASKVRATYNGQEVGVMHACGHDNHVAILMGVAEVLASVKDDLPGTVVFLFQPAEEGAPAGEEGGAELMLEEGAFDDPRPDAVFGLHVVPHWEVGQIAVRPGGIMAASDGLFIRVQGRQAHGAYPWLGIDPVTVAAQITLALQTIPSRQLDVTNAPAVVSIGSLHGGVRGNIIPETVEMTGTIRTFDTAMQADLHARIRRTATKIAESAGATAEVNIGLGYPVTYNDPELTAAMLPTLRRVAEVVEAPRQMGAEDFSFFAREVPGLYFLLGIRTPGAPPEDFPVNHSPRFRVDEAALPVGVRALAHLAVDYLWMHTAE, from the coding sequence ATGAAACGACTCGTCCTGCTTCTGCTCGCGCTGTGGGTGTTTTCGACCGAAGGGAAGGCGCAGGCGCCGGAGGCCCTCCGGGCGGCCATCGACCGGGCGGTGGAGGCGTCCACCGAGCGGGTGGTCGCCTGGCGCCGCGACATCCACGCCAACCCGGAGCTCTCCAACCGCGAGTTCCGCACGGCGGCGAAGGTGGCCGAGCACCTGAAGGCCCTGGGCATGGACGTCCGCACCGGCATCGCCCACACCGGGGTGGTGGGGGTGCTGCGCGGCGGCCGGCCCGGCCCCGTGGTGGCCCTCCGCGCCGACATGGACGCGCTGCCCGTCACCGAGGAGGTGGACCTGCCCTTCGCCTCAAAGGTGCGGGCCACGTACAACGGGCAGGAGGTGGGCGTCATGCACGCCTGCGGGCACGACAACCACGTCGCCATCCTGATGGGCGTGGCCGAGGTGCTGGCCTCGGTGAAGGACGATCTGCCCGGCACGGTCGTGTTCCTCTTCCAGCCCGCCGAGGAGGGGGCGCCGGCCGGGGAGGAGGGCGGCGCCGAACTGATGCTCGAGGAAGGTGCCTTCGACGATCCCCGCCCCGACGCCGTCTTCGGGCTGCACGTGGTGCCGCACTGGGAGGTCGGCCAGATCGCCGTGCGGCCCGGCGGCATCATGGCAGCCTCGGACGGCCTCTTCATCCGCGTGCAGGGGCGGCAGGCCCACGGCGCCTATCCCTGGCTGGGCATCGACCCGGTGACGGTCGCGGCGCAGATCACGCTCGCCCTCCAGACCATCCCCAGCCGCCAGCTCGACGTCACGAACGCCCCGGCCGTGGTCAGCATCGGGAGCCTGCACGGCGGCGTGCGCGGCAACATCATCCCCGAGACGGTGGAGATGACGGGCACCATCCGCACCTTCGACACGGCCATGCAGGCGGACCTGCACGCGCGTATCCGCCGCACCGCCACGAAGATCGCCGAGAGCGCCGGCGCGACGGCCGAGGTGAACATCGGTCTCGGCTACCCCGTCACGTACAACGACCCGGAGCTGACGGCGGCCATGCTGCCGACGCTCCGGCGGGTGGCCGAGGTGGTGGAGGCGCCGCGCCAGATGGGCGCCGAAGACTTCTCGTTCTTCGCCCGCGAGGTGCCCGGCCTGTACTTCCTCCTGGGCATCCGCACGCCCGGCGCCCCGCCCGAGGACTTCCCCGTCAACCACTCGCCCCGTTTCCGGGTGGACGAGGCCGCGCTGCCCGTGGGTGTCCGCGCCCTGGCCCACCTGGCGGTGGACTACCTGTGGATGCACACCGCCGAGTGA